A DNA window from Bacillota bacterium contains the following coding sequences:
- the ftsE gene encoding cell division ATP-binding protein FtsE produces the protein MIELVNVCKEYPNGTKALANVNLKIDDGEFVFIVGPSGAGKSTLLKLLLKEEVPTSGDIYINKFNLRRLKNRKVPFLRRTMGVVFQDFRLIPEMTVFDNVAFAMRVVGAPMRIIKKRVPYILKLMNLQHKSQCYPSELSGGEQQRVALGRALVNNPKLIIADEPTGNVDPQMSREIMGLLDEINKRGTTVIVVTHERNLVNAMKKRVIFLAKGSLESDIAEGKYDEKQ, from the coding sequence ATGATCGAACTTGTCAATGTCTGCAAGGAGTATCCCAACGGCACAAAGGCGCTCGCCAATGTCAATTTAAAAATTGATGATGGCGAGTTTGTGTTTATCGTCGGGCCTTCCGGTGCGGGCAAATCAACTTTGCTAAAATTACTACTTAAAGAGGAAGTGCCAACATCAGGAGACATATACATCAATAAATTCAACCTTAGAAGGCTTAAAAACAGAAAGGTTCCGTTCCTGCGCCGCACTATGGGCGTTGTGTTTCAGGACTTCAGGCTGATCCCTGAAATGACGGTATTCGATAATGTTGCCTTTGCAATGAGGGTTGTTGGCGCGCCGATGAGGATTATTAAAAAGCGTGTGCCGTACATATTGAAACTTATGAATCTTCAGCACAAATCTCAGTGCTATCCGAGCGAGCTTTCTGGCGGAGAACAGCAGAGGGTTGCATTAGGACGCGCGCTTGTTAACAATCCAAAACTTATTATTGCGGACGAGCCTACCGGAAATGTCGATCCGCAGATGTCACGTGAGATAATGGGTCTCCTAGATGAAATAAACAAACGCGGCACAACGGTTATCGTTGTAACCCACGAGAGAAACTTAGTAAACGCAATGAAAAAACGCGTTATATTTTTAGCCAAGGGAAGCCTTGAGAGCGACATAGCAGAGGGTAAATACGATGAAAAACAATAA
- a CDS encoding S41 family peptidase — translation MNKKIPVMNMLLYIFLACTLTFVLTATSYQTIVNKELSEYSDQQKRFSKLFKLDKLARSMYVNKIDEEKLTDGILDGYMNGLGDKYGLYLNKDNYAAFNDESDGKFTGIGVNIINLQDGTIKIVSTMKDSPAERAGIKPGDVIQSIGGQNVSELGYYETLNKFLGKEGSTVDFTILRNGEPFNYSLKREKFQTYSVSFEMLENSIGYIKISSFDGTTYAEFKSALDFLTKQGASSLIFDVRYNNGGDLDAICKILDMLLPEGPIIRIRDKDGKEQVIKSDSNEVIKPMVVLINDQTYSAAELFSAALRDYKKAELIGVKTYGKGTMQYVLDLGDGTGVDLSTRKYLPPTGDNYEGIGVSPDIEVKLPDGVNFYDLSKQDDPQLQKAIDFLNK, via the coding sequence ATGAACAAAAAAATCCCTGTCATGAATATGCTGCTTTATATATTTCTCGCCTGCACACTTACATTTGTTTTAACCGCAACTTCCTATCAGACTATTGTAAATAAGGAACTGTCTGAGTATAGCGACCAGCAGAAACGTTTTTCAAAGCTTTTCAAGCTTGACAAACTTGCACGAAGCATGTATGTAAACAAGATAGACGAGGAAAAGCTAACAGACGGGATTCTTGATGGATATATGAACGGGCTCGGTGACAAATACGGGCTGTACCTTAATAAGGATAACTATGCTGCGTTCAACGATGAAAGCGACGGGAAATTTACCGGAATCGGTGTCAATATCATCAACCTTCAGGACGGAACGATTAAAATTGTTTCCACGATGAAAGACTCGCCGGCTGAACGGGCGGGGATAAAACCGGGCGATGTCATTCAAAGCATCGGCGGTCAAAACGTTTCTGAACTAGGTTATTATGAAACGCTTAATAAGTTTCTCGGAAAAGAAGGCTCCACCGTCGATTTTACTATACTTCGTAATGGTGAACCGTTTAACTATTCCTTAAAGCGTGAGAAATTCCAGACTTATTCTGTTTCTTTTGAAATGCTCGAAAACAGCATCGGTTATATAAAAATATCCTCTTTCGACGGGACAACATATGCCGAGTTCAAATCAGCTCTTGACTTTCTGACAAAGCAGGGCGCGTCAAGCTTGATCTTTGATGTCCGGTACAACAACGGCGGAGACCTTGACGCAATTTGCAAGATACTTGATATGCTGTTGCCAGAGGGTCCTATAATCCGTATCCGCGATAAAGACGGCAAAGAGCAGGTAATTAAGTCTGACAGCAATGAGGTGATAAAGCCAATGGTCGTACTTATCAACGACCAGACATACAGTGCCGCAGAGCTGTTTTCCGCTGCGCTGCGTGATTATAAAAAGGCTGAACTCATAGGCGTCAAGACCTACGGCAAGGGGACGATGCAGTATGTGCTCGATCTTGGCGACGGCACAGGTGTCGATCTCTCAACAAGAAAATATCTTCCGCCTACAGGCGATAATTATGAGGGCATCGGTGTCTCGCCGGATATCGAAGTCAAACTTCCCGACGGCGTAAATTTTTACGATTTGTCTAAACAGGATGATCCCCAGCTTCAAAAGGCAATAGACTTTTTAAATAAATAA
- a CDS encoding fumarylacetoacetate hydrolase family protein, with protein MKIVRYLVGGKIYYGMPQDDGTALRIEGDIFGDYTLTDKADDLSACRLMSPCKPGKIVAIGKNYVDHIMEFDGDIPKNPIIFIKPSTAVIANGEAIVYPEISKRVDYEGELALVIKRAAHHVKREQARDYILGYTILNDVTARDIQASDGQWTRAKCFDTFAPVGPVITDEIDPDNVSIRTLLNGEIKQDSNTSSLNWKVDELVEFVTEVMTLQPGDIITTGTPSGIGPMEKGDTVEVVIEGIGTLKNYVK; from the coding sequence ATGAAGATAGTCAGATATTTAGTTGGCGGAAAAATATATTATGGAATGCCGCAGGATGACGGCACCGCCCTTCGAATCGAAGGGGATATTTTTGGCGACTATACTTTAACGGATAAGGCGGACGATCTGTCCGCCTGCCGTCTTATGTCCCCATGCAAGCCGGGAAAGATAGTCGCAATAGGAAAAAACTATGTCGATCATATAATGGAGTTCGACGGCGACATTCCTAAAAACCCTATCATCTTTATCAAGCCCTCAACTGCCGTAATTGCGAACGGAGAAGCAATAGTTTATCCGGAAATCTCTAAACGTGTCGATTACGAGGGCGAGCTTGCGCTTGTTATTAAAAGAGCCGCACATCACGTAAAACGTGAGCAGGCAAGGGACTATATACTCGGATATACAATATTGAACGACGTTACCGCGCGTGATATTCAGGCGTCAGACGGGCAGTGGACGAGAGCGAAGTGCTTTGACACATTTGCGCCTGTTGGTCCTGTTATCACTGATGAAATAGACCCTGATAACGTTTCTATAAGAACTTTATTAAATGGTGAAATCAAACAGGATTCAAACACAAGCTCGCTTAACTGGAAGGTTGACGAGCTTGTGGAGTTTGTAACCGAAGTCATGACACTCCAACCCGGGGACATCATAACAACCGGCACCCCGAGCGGAATAGGCCCTATGGAAAAAGGGGATACCGTTGAAGTTGTGATAGAAGGTATAGGTACACTTAAAAATTACGTAAAATAA
- a CDS encoding helix-turn-helix domain-containing protein → MANRVFQSIIHQMKNTIDRVCGMLDETGTVIACSELTMMGHTHDNVINTIDHTKDTTVIGNFTYKSFGASPALDYVVFIEGTDESAANYAKILAIVFSNMRSHLEEKFDKLNFVKNIIFDNILPGDIYVKAKELMFTPDTPRVVLLVKTSNDSYVSAFEILQTLFPEKNRDFVINVNETDIALVKEVKPGTSYKDLEKVGRQIIDTFSSEYYSKSYVGIGTVVGSIKDLARSFKEAQIALEIGKVFENDKYIVSYDHLGISRLIYQLPTTLCEMFMNEVFKENSIFALDNETLLTIDKFFENNLNVSETARKLFVHRNTLVYRLEKIKKLTGLDIREFDNAITFKFALMVNRYLVNNTNKF, encoded by the coding sequence ATGGCTAATCGTGTATTCCAGTCTATTATTCATCAAATGAAAAACACCATAGACAGGGTCTGCGGTATGTTGGATGAAACAGGAACAGTTATCGCGTGCAGTGAACTTACAATGATGGGGCATACTCACGATAATGTTATTAATACTATTGATCATACCAAGGATACAACCGTAATAGGTAATTTTACCTACAAGTCTTTCGGTGCTTCTCCGGCTCTGGATTATGTTGTCTTTATAGAAGGAACAGATGAATCGGCCGCGAATTATGCGAAAATCCTTGCCATTGTGTTTTCCAATATGCGAAGCCATTTGGAAGAAAAATTTGACAAGCTCAATTTTGTCAAAAATATCATTTTTGATAATATCCTTCCCGGAGATATTTATGTCAAGGCAAAAGAGCTGATGTTTACGCCTGACACTCCGCGTGTTGTTCTGCTTGTCAAAACATCTAATGACAGTTATGTATCTGCTTTTGAGATCCTTCAAACCCTGTTTCCGGAAAAAAACAGAGACTTTGTCATCAACGTTAACGAAACTGACATAGCCCTTGTCAAAGAAGTTAAGCCCGGAACATCATATAAGGATCTTGAAAAGGTGGGCAGACAGATCATTGATACATTCAGCAGTGAGTATTACTCTAAAAGCTATGTAGGTATCGGAACTGTTGTAGGCAGCATCAAAGACCTTGCGCGTTCATTTAAGGAAGCGCAGATCGCCCTTGAAATCGGTAAAGTTTTTGAAAATGACAAATATATAGTAAGCTATGATCACCTTGGCATATCGCGCCTTATCTATCAACTTCCAACTACACTATGCGAAATGTTCATGAACGAGGTGTTCAAGGAAAATTCCATTTTTGCGCTTGACAATGAGACGCTGCTTACGATCGATAAATTTTTTGAAAACAATTTAAACGTATCAGAAACTGCGCGCAAGCTTTTCGTTCACAGAAACACGCTTGTGTACAGACTTGAAAAAATTAAAAAGCTAACAGGATTAGATATTAGGGAGTTTGACAATGCGATAACCTTCAAATTTGCCCTTATGGTCAATCGCTACCTTGTCAACAACACAAACAAGTTTTAA
- a CDS encoding peptidoglycan DD-metalloendopeptidase family protein — protein sequence MKGNAFFKFVALLIAGLLIITAVLPLLIKDASAASSYDETKNNIANLQNKMNSISKQQKQLQSGIDASKSKIKSENQKKADLDKQINLLADNIDTQNDIIAQYDKQIASLNSQSEDLQKQIDSKFDLYKARVKANFEAGETSFLEVVFGAKDFSDLLVRLDMASSIMKFDKKLINGLVSDKQQILQLKSLAEDSKAKESAQKVQLQQSQNQYQQKKSESDAIIASLNQDVKESQQAYDENEKLEQDFRNQLQKELKSIATIKDYVGGEFTWPAPGYTTITCPFGNRIHPITGKAELHTGVDIGAPYGATVVAANGGKVIKAAYNVAYGNCIVIDHGGGKTTLYAHLSKFLVSNGDTVTKGQEIGKVGTTGFSTGPHLHFEIRENGSCVNPMSYFK from the coding sequence TTGAAAGGTAATGCGTTTTTTAAATTCGTTGCGCTTCTTATCGCGGGGCTTCTTATAATAACGGCTGTTCTTCCGCTTCTTATTAAAGATGCAAGCGCGGCTTCTTCTTATGATGAAACAAAAAATAATATAGCAAACCTTCAGAATAAGATGAACAGCATCAGTAAGCAGCAGAAACAATTACAGAGCGGTATTGATGCTTCTAAAAGCAAAATAAAATCGGAAAATCAAAAAAAAGCCGATCTGGACAAACAGATTAATCTTTTGGCAGACAATATCGATACACAAAATGATATCATAGCGCAGTATGATAAACAGATCGCTTCGCTCAACAGTCAAAGTGAAGATCTGCAAAAACAGATCGACAGTAAATTTGATTTATACAAAGCACGTGTAAAAGCAAACTTTGAGGCGGGGGAAACTTCTTTTTTAGAAGTGGTGTTCGGCGCGAAGGATTTCTCTGATTTATTGGTTCGGCTTGATATGGCTTCTTCTATTATGAAATTCGATAAAAAATTAATAAACGGGCTTGTAAGCGACAAACAGCAGATTTTGCAGCTTAAATCACTTGCTGAGGACAGTAAGGCAAAGGAAAGCGCTCAAAAGGTACAGCTTCAGCAGTCGCAGAATCAATATCAGCAAAAGAAAAGTGAAAGCGACGCTATTATAGCATCGCTCAATCAGGATGTTAAAGAAAGCCAACAGGCTTATGACGAAAATGAAAAGCTTGAACAGGATTTTAGAAATCAGCTTCAAAAGGAACTAAAATCCATTGCAACGATCAAAGATTATGTCGGCGGCGAATTCACATGGCCTGCTCCCGGATATACAACAATAACTTGTCCGTTCGGCAACAGAATCCACCCGATTACAGGCAAAGCTGAATTACATACCGGCGTTGATATCGGCGCTCCATACGGTGCAACAGTCGTTGCCGCAAACGGAGGAAAGGTAATAAAAGCGGCTTATAACGTCGCATACGGAAACTGTATCGTTATCGACCATGGCGGCGGGAAAACAACACTTTACGCCCATCTTTCAAAATTTCTTGTAAGCAACGGCGATACTGTAACCAAAGGGCAGGAGATCGGCAAAGTCGGAACTACAGGATTTTCAACTGGTCCTCATCTTCACTTTGAAATCAGAGAAAACGGCTCATGTGTAAATCCTATGTCATACTTTAAATAA
- the lon gene encoding endopeptidase La, with product MKQGQLNIVTYPLLALRGIVVLPHMSAHFEVGRKKSISAIRAAMKDDQRIFLVTQRDIKTDDPGREDVYDIGTVAVIKQILNLPNDNVRILVEGLERASIETFYSGRNMTTVGLSILKEPSDELKYSETEAFIRETFGLFEQYASLIPRMSPDVLMNVMSIKSVGKLADYIAANIVLEAEDKQLILNAVDPVERIKTIITILYREIEILSLEGSIHKQVKDSIDKNQREYYLREQIKAIYNELGEGDNPQTEAENYAQKIKALKFKPEEEEMLLKEASKLSKMSSSSPESGVIRTYLDTVLELPWNKFTRDKINLEKVKTVLDKDHYGLEKVKERIIEYLAVMKLTNKPQGQILCLVGPPGIGKTSIATSIAKAINRKFVRMSLGGVRDEADIRGHRKTYIGSMPGRIIDAFKRAGSMNPLILFDEIDKMGNDFRGDPASAMLEVLDREQNNSFRDHYLEIPFDVSHALFITTANSLDTIPRPLLDRMEIIELTSYTDTQKLQIAVRHLITKQIKKHGLSKSDIDIDISAIERIITEYTRESGVRNLERAVEKICRKAAAAKLSGIKKSKISAINLEKYLGAPRIPIEKLAKSDEVGVANGLAWTSVGGEALKIEVAAVEGSGKIQLTGSLGDVMKESANAAITYIRSKSDILHVDKEFYKNRDIHIHVPEGAVPKDGPSAGITMATAIVSELTQTPIKRDVCMTGEITLRGNVLPIGGLNEKTSAAARLGFKTVILPEDNRADITEIDPEVRSKLDFIYVTNISQVLENALVPSADNNKGKILKPVKDSAVSEIISTDISSINRPVIKQ from the coding sequence ATGAAACAGGGACAGCTTAATATAGTTACTTATCCGCTGCTTGCCCTGCGCGGAATAGTTGTTCTTCCTCATATGTCGGCTCATTTTGAAGTTGGAAGAAAAAAATCTATTTCTGCTATCAGAGCCGCTATGAAAGATGATCAGCGTATATTTCTAGTGACACAGCGTGATATTAAAACTGACGACCCGGGCCGCGAAGATGTTTATGACATTGGAACAGTCGCGGTAATAAAGCAGATCTTGAATCTGCCCAATGACAACGTGCGCATACTTGTCGAAGGACTTGAACGCGCCAGCATCGAAACGTTTTATTCCGGCCGCAATATGACAACAGTCGGACTCTCAATTTTAAAAGAGCCTTCTGACGAATTAAAATATTCAGAGACAGAGGCTTTTATCAGAGAAACATTCGGGCTTTTCGAACAGTACGCATCTCTTATTCCGCGTATGTCACCGGATGTTCTTATGAACGTCATGTCTATCAAGAGCGTAGGCAAGCTTGCCGACTATATAGCCGCCAACATTGTTCTTGAGGCGGAAGATAAACAACTCATTTTAAACGCAGTAGATCCGGTTGAACGTATTAAGACCATTATTACGATACTTTATCGTGAGATAGAGATACTGTCTCTGGAAGGATCGATCCATAAACAGGTCAAAGATTCTATCGATAAAAATCAGCGCGAATACTATTTAAGAGAGCAAATCAAGGCAATCTATAATGAACTTGGTGAAGGGGATAATCCCCAGACTGAGGCAGAAAACTATGCTCAGAAGATCAAAGCCTTGAAATTTAAACCTGAAGAAGAGGAAATGCTTTTAAAAGAAGCATCAAAGCTTTCAAAAATGAGCTCGTCGTCACCAGAATCAGGCGTGATTAGAACTTATCTTGACACAGTGCTTGAACTGCCGTGGAATAAGTTCACCAGGGATAAAATAAATCTTGAAAAGGTAAAAACAGTGCTTGACAAAGACCATTACGGTCTTGAAAAGGTCAAGGAGAGAATCATTGAATATTTGGCGGTCATGAAGCTTACGAATAAACCTCAGGGTCAGATACTATGTCTTGTCGGCCCTCCGGGAATCGGCAAAACGTCTATCGCAACATCGATTGCGAAGGCGATTAACAGAAAGTTCGTAAGAATGTCGCTGGGCGGCGTTCGTGATGAGGCAGACATAAGAGGGCATCGCAAAACCTACATAGGTTCCATGCCGGGCAGAATTATAGACGCGTTCAAACGCGCAGGATCAATGAATCCGCTTATCCTTTTCGATGAAATAGACAAAATGGGCAACGATTTCCGTGGAGATCCCGCTTCCGCTATGCTCGAGGTGCTGGATCGTGAGCAAAACAACTCGTTCCGTGACCATTATCTTGAGATACCGTTTGATGTAAGCCATGCGCTTTTCATCACAACCGCAAACTCTCTTGACACTATCCCGCGCCCGCTTTTAGACAGAATGGAAATCATCGAGCTTACTAGCTATACAGATACACAGAAGCTGCAGATCGCAGTTCGTCACCTTATTACAAAACAAATAAAGAAACATGGGCTTTCAAAATCTGATATAGATATAGATATAAGCGCTATTGAAAGAATCATCACAGAATACACACGTGAATCAGGCGTCAGAAACCTTGAGCGTGCCGTTGAAAAGATATGCCGTAAGGCTGCGGCAGCAAAACTGTCCGGCATAAAAAAATCTAAAATCAGCGCAATAAACCTTGAAAAATATCTTGGCGCCCCCAGAATTCCGATCGAAAAGCTTGCAAAAAGCGACGAGGTTGGCGTTGCAAACGGCCTTGCATGGACTTCTGTCGGCGGCGAGGCGCTTAAAATCGAAGTTGCCGCTGTAGAGGGCTCAGGAAAAATACAGCTGACAGGCTCACTTGGCGACGTTATGAAGGAGTCCGCAAACGCTGCAATAACCTATATCCGCAGCAAAAGCGATATACTTCACGTAGATAAGGAATTTTATAAAAACCGTGATATTCATATTCACGTTCCGGAAGGCGCTGTCCCAAAGGATGGTCCTTCTGCCGGCATAACTATGGCAACCGCTATCGTATCCGAGCTCACTCAGACTCCTATTAAGCGTGATGTCTGCATGACCGGTGAAATCACGCTTCGCGGAAACGTGCTTCCGATAGGTGGGTTAAATGAGAAAACATCCGCCGCGGCAAGGCTTGGCTTTAAAACTGTCATCCTGCCTGAAGACAATAGGGCAGACATTACAGAGATAGACCCAGAGGTCAGATCAAAGCTTGATTTCATTTACGTAACCAATATCTCTCAGGTGCTCGAAAACGCTCTTGTTCCGTCTGCTGACAATAATAAGGGTAAAATATTAAAGCCAGTAAAAGACAGCGCGGTAAGTGAAATTATAAGCACTGATATTTCATCTATAAACAGACCTGTAATAAAGCAATAA
- the lysA gene encoding diaminopimelate decarboxylase, which produces MRVNSKGHLTVAGLDTVELAKTFGTPLYVMDEAVVRENCRLYKNAVDQNYNGHGMVFYASKALCIKEMCRIIESEGLGLDVVSGGELYTAISIGFPMDRIMFHGNFKTEAEIEMGVVNDVGRFVIDNLYEAELINTIAKKYGKTVKALLRVSPGTDAHTHEFIMTGQIDSKFGTPIEGGAAEELIGKILELKNINLAGLHCHIGSQIFELEPFNYTARVMLNFMADIDEKFSIKMTELDLGGGFGIRYIEDHDPIPYEKYMESIADTVDSVCKERNLDRPYIMMEPGRSIVGSAGLTLYTVGSIKEIKDVRNYVAIDGGLPDNPRYALYGAQYDVLVASKANKRPDFTATIAGRCCESGDLIQENVSIAKPEPGDTVAVLDTGAYNYSMASNYNRVPRPAMVFIRNGQARLVLNRESYDDMLKNDL; this is translated from the coding sequence ATGCGGGTAAACAGCAAAGGACATCTTACAGTTGCAGGGCTTGACACAGTAGAACTTGCAAAAACTTTTGGCACGCCTCTTTACGTGATGGATGAGGCTGTTGTACGTGAAAACTGCCGTTTATATAAAAACGCGGTTGACCAGAACTATAACGGGCATGGTATGGTGTTTTACGCAAGCAAGGCGTTATGCATAAAAGAAATGTGCCGCATCATTGAAAGCGAAGGATTGGGGCTTGACGTTGTTTCGGGCGGAGAGCTTTATACAGCCATCAGCATCGGTTTTCCAATGGACAGAATCATGTTCCACGGCAACTTTAAAACGGAAGCGGAAATCGAAATGGGCGTTGTGAACGACGTCGGACGTTTTGTAATAGATAACCTCTATGAAGCTGAACTGATAAACACCATTGCGAAAAAATACGGCAAAACAGTTAAAGCGCTGCTGCGTGTTTCCCCCGGAACCGACGCGCATACTCACGAATTTATCATGACCGGTCAAATAGATTCCAAATTCGGCACTCCGATCGAGGGAGGAGCGGCAGAAGAACTTATTGGCAAAATTCTTGAGCTTAAGAATATAAACCTCGCCGGGCTTCACTGTCACATCGGTTCACAAATTTTTGAGCTTGAGCCGTTCAACTACACCGCTCGCGTCATGCTGAACTTTATGGCGGATATTGATGAAAAATTTAGTATAAAAATGACCGAACTCGACCTTGGCGGAGGCTTTGGTATCCGCTATATCGAAGATCATGACCCTATCCCATATGAAAAATATATGGAAAGCATTGCAGATACTGTTGATTCCGTATGTAAAGAGAGAAACCTTGACAGGCCGTATATCATGATGGAACCGGGGCGTTCCATTGTTGGCTCTGCCGGGCTTACGCTTTACACAGTCGGCTCGATTAAAGAGATCAAGGATGTCAGAAATTATGTCGCAATCGACGGCGGACTGCCTGACAACCCGCGCTATGCTCTTTACGGCGCACAATATGATGTGCTCGTTGCAAGCAAGGCAAATAAGCGCCCGGACTTTACCGCAACTATCGCCGGAAGATGCTGCGAAAGCGGCGATCTGATACAGGAAAACGTGTCTATCGCTAAACCTGAACCGGGAGATACTGTTGCTGTCTTAGATACGGGTGCATATAATTACTCAATGGCGTCAAACTATAACAGGGTGCCTCGTCCTGCGATGGTGTTTATAAGAAACGGACAGGCAAGGCTCGTTTTGAACCGTGAAAGCTACGACGATATGCTAAAAAATGACCTTTAA
- the ftsX gene encoding permease-like cell division protein FtsX, producing MKNNNVTYVISQGFHFFFANKVMSLASVCVLAACLLITSNFFLITLNLQRNIKAIEDKNEVSLFVEDKATDADVQNIKSQLSSIDNIKNIEYKSKQQALEEYKSKFTDQKVLFNDLENDNPLPAYFKVTMNDITKFNDTLSKLRQVTHISSIRSQEDIVDAIIKTGSVIKNVSMWIMIIMLIASLFIIVNTIRLAFFHYRRQINIMKYIGATNWFIRWPFIVEGTIIGIISGLISFGLQWYAYIYAFQSIASSLSFVVVIPFTSVAPTLALAFLCVGIVIGVVGSAISIGRYLRV from the coding sequence ATGAAAAACAATAATGTCACTTATGTAATCTCGCAGGGCTTTCATTTCTTTTTCGCAAATAAAGTTATGAGTCTTGCGTCGGTATGCGTTCTTGCCGCATGCCTGCTAATAACCAGCAACTTCTTTCTGATTACTCTTAATCTTCAAAGAAATATAAAAGCTATTGAAGATAAAAACGAGGTCTCACTTTTCGTTGAGGATAAGGCAACTGATGCCGATGTTCAAAATATTAAAAGTCAGCTTTCCTCAATAGACAACATTAAAAACATCGAGTATAAGAGCAAACAGCAGGCTCTTGAAGAGTATAAATCTAAATTCACCGATCAGAAAGTCCTTTTCAACGATCTTGAAAATGACAATCCTCTGCCGGCTTACTTTAAAGTCACGATGAATGACATAACCAAGTTCAACGACACGCTGTCCAAGCTCAGGCAGGTCACTCATATCTCCTCGATACGCAGTCAGGAGGATATCGTTGACGCTATCATCAAAACGGGAAGCGTTATAAAAAATGTGAGCATGTGGATAATGATCATTATGCTTATCGCGTCGCTGTTTATCATTGTAAACACTATACGGCTGGCGTTTTTCCACTATCGCCGTCAGATAAACATCATGAAGTACATAGGCGCTACAAACTGGTTCATTCGCTGGCCTTTCATTGTTGAAGGCACAATAATCGGAATCATTTCCGGCTTGATCTCATTCGGTCTACAGTGGTACGCTTACATTTACGCCTTTCAGTCAATTGCGTCATCGCTGTCATTCGTAGTTGTAATCCCGTTTACAAGCGTGGCGCCAACGCTTGCACTTGCTTTTCTGTGTGTAGGCATCGTTATCGGCGTTGTCGGTTCCGCTATTTCAATCGGAAGATATCTTAGAGTTTAG